One stretch of Balneola sp. MJW-20 DNA includes these proteins:
- a CDS encoding metal-dependent transcriptional regulator, whose product MSLSQSVEDYLKAIYLLETEGDGATTTNIAEELNVSSASVTNMLKKLGGMKLLVHESYKGAKLTDAGKKIALEIIRHHRLLELYLKEIMGYSWDQVHDEAEKLEHHISEMFEDRIAELLNHPTHDPHGDPIPTKDGVMPRMATLPLTDAEEDKDYLIGRVKDQDPELLRYLEEVGVLPGVKVRVIQKDPFNGPVKVLLEEKEEVLGNGIARNVYLVD is encoded by the coding sequence ATGAGTTTAAGCCAGTCGGTCGAAGATTACCTTAAAGCAATATACCTTCTTGAGACTGAAGGTGATGGAGCAACGACTACAAATATAGCAGAAGAGCTAAATGTGTCATCAGCTTCGGTTACTAATATGCTGAAGAAGCTGGGTGGGATGAAGTTGTTGGTTCACGAGTCTTATAAAGGTGCGAAGCTAACCGATGCCGGTAAAAAGATCGCACTTGAGATCATCCGTCATCATCGGCTACTGGAACTCTATTTGAAAGAGATCATGGGATATTCCTGGGATCAGGTGCACGATGAGGCCGAAAAGCTGGAACACCATATATCCGAAATGTTTGAGGATCGTATCGCTGAATTACTAAATCACCCGACGCATGACCCTCACGGAGACCCGATTCCAACCAAAGACGGTGTTATGCCTCGTATGGCAACACTTCCCCTTACTGACGCCGAAGAAGACAAAGACTATCTGATTGGAAGAGTAAAGGACCAAGACCCGGAATTGCTCAGATACCTGGAAGAGGTAGGGGTTTTACCCGGTGTTAAGGTCCGGGTCATTCAGAAAGATCCGTTCAACGGCCCTGTTAAAGTGCTTTTGGAAGAAAAGGAAGAAGTGCTGGGTAACGGAATAGCCAGAAACGTATACCTGGTAGACTAA
- a CDS encoding thioredoxin family protein — MNLKSLTLLFVGLLFACTSAYAQERIAESGMKWYSLEEAQKIAKEEGKKVLIFGYAEWCTYCRKMRREVYPDSTLQSTIYDYYVPVELNSESDEDVVFNGQKIKGMELARYLRLTSLPTHYFVDSEGKILGAQPGFLPQEVFDPLLRYVGTDSFGTMDFEKFMEGNQ; from the coding sequence ATGAATTTAAAATCACTTACTCTATTATTTGTCGGCCTCCTATTCGCATGCACATCTGCTTATGCACAGGAGCGAATCGCTGAATCAGGAATGAAATGGTATTCTCTGGAAGAAGCCCAGAAGATCGCTAAGGAAGAAGGCAAAAAAGTACTGATATTTGGTTATGCTGAGTGGTGTACGTACTGCAGGAAGATGCGCCGCGAGGTTTATCCGGACAGTACTCTGCAGTCAACGATCTATGATTATTATGTACCGGTTGAACTTAACAGTGAATCAGATGAAGACGTGGTATTTAACGGCCAGAAGATCAAAGGTATGGAACTTGCCAGATACCTTCGGCTAACCTCACTTCCAACCCACTACTTTGTAGACTCTGAGGGAAAGATCCTCGGAGCACAACCCGGTTTTTTACCGCAGGAGGTATTTGACCCGCTGCTGAGATATGTGGGTACCGATTCTTTCGGCACCATGGATTTTGAAAAATTCATGGAAGGAAATCAGTGA
- a CDS encoding PP2C family protein-serine/threonine phosphatase, with protein MQLFTDRRYRDILLLILGLSGLIWFLTDLDEHHPFGALDIPYDEDEVVSKIDSALKNWGLLEPYEVYQIELKHYESLLEQLSQRRPLEYDLEDLPVYYWELMELSRLDEEEETGSVSYNNIQADLRGNVIGLSVPERIYVDEGALNEEAIRYAMMALGMELDRFASDTLATALAEFQNMERNNLGTAGKYFREQGEEFIPRSGYFTSVVSRLAEKYSSYYLERSGWKDFAFRADTVFLMETTEVRVAQVELTAGKEIMGVRPSLTIEVLPAGMIKSMSVSLPEAAAAGNSVMIDVRLLAVLIFGAWLIIIFYLRIKARAVDTQLAFIIAVLIGFLLPGVVALGILNSIGVINAFQSDQIFRLIILMGLSGAGGSIAFFVLTAVSDSVTRQYWAEKLRTWDLIRQGWFKNKPTGWALLGAIAVGAIMAGAWQLMLDLLPVQSVGFNGRLLNDDYLFPSVVAILTSVLVSLALVLSLFLILSNQLFGLTGKKWVIPLIGAVGFSIFNVNPIEIQPLSYELLINGILGFLLGYFYIQFDFLSVAGGYFIFYGLMLSASGWLIGNSPDSNVFLIFMILLVSMLMSGIFLTYKGTEREELPDYVPDYIEDQAKEQRVRQELAIARVVQETFLPSKVERLKGLDIAGICKPAQDTGGDYYDLISLGSNRTALAIGDVSGKGIKAAFYMTFTKGVLHSLSAIILSPLELLNQLNRLFKENATRGTFISMIYGLLEADRRVFTFARAGHNPILVVHEDGSSEWLNSKGLGIGVASSDDFIRHTEEVEYKIKEGDVIVLYTDGVTEMMDPGGRFYGEERLRQLVNAIKEDSAEQILKKITGDVREFKGTAKQHDDMTLLIIKADARVEAPY; from the coding sequence ATGCAATTATTCACTGACCGGCGCTACAGGGACATCCTGTTACTTATTCTGGGACTTTCAGGACTGATCTGGTTTCTCACCGACCTGGATGAACATCATCCTTTCGGGGCACTGGATATTCCCTATGATGAAGATGAAGTAGTAAGTAAGATTGACTCTGCTCTGAAGAACTGGGGCTTACTCGAACCCTATGAAGTATATCAGATTGAATTAAAGCATTATGAAAGCCTGCTTGAACAACTGTCACAAAGGCGGCCGCTGGAGTATGACCTTGAAGATCTGCCGGTTTATTACTGGGAATTGATGGAGCTTAGCCGGCTGGATGAGGAAGAGGAAACGGGTTCTGTTAGTTATAACAACATTCAGGCTGACCTCAGGGGTAATGTGATCGGCCTTTCTGTACCGGAAAGGATCTACGTTGATGAAGGTGCTTTGAATGAGGAGGCGATCCGGTATGCAATGATGGCCTTGGGTATGGAGCTCGACCGTTTTGCATCAGATACCCTGGCAACGGCCTTAGCTGAATTTCAGAATATGGAGCGTAATAATCTGGGCACTGCTGGAAAGTATTTCAGAGAGCAGGGTGAGGAATTCATACCTCGTTCCGGATATTTCACCAGCGTGGTAAGCAGACTGGCTGAAAAGTATAGTAGTTATTACCTGGAACGATCCGGTTGGAAAGATTTTGCGTTCAGGGCTGATACCGTTTTTCTGATGGAAACTACTGAGGTCAGGGTCGCTCAGGTAGAGCTGACTGCAGGTAAAGAAATTATGGGAGTCCGGCCATCTCTAACCATTGAAGTGTTGCCTGCCGGGATGATCAAAAGTATGAGTGTCAGCCTGCCTGAAGCTGCGGCGGCAGGAAATTCAGTCATGATTGATGTAAGACTACTGGCAGTCCTGATCTTTGGAGCCTGGCTAATCATTATATTTTATCTCCGGATTAAAGCCAGGGCCGTTGATACTCAGCTGGCATTCATCATAGCTGTACTGATCGGGTTTCTTCTGCCCGGAGTTGTAGCACTGGGTATACTGAATTCGATCGGAGTTATTAATGCGTTTCAGTCTGACCAGATCTTCAGGCTTATAATATTAATGGGTTTGTCGGGAGCCGGGGGATCGATCGCTTTCTTTGTTTTAACTGCAGTAAGTGACTCGGTAACAAGACAGTACTGGGCAGAGAAACTACGCACCTGGGATCTGATACGGCAAGGCTGGTTTAAGAATAAACCTACCGGCTGGGCATTGCTTGGGGCTATTGCAGTAGGAGCTATTATGGCCGGAGCGTGGCAACTGATGCTGGATCTGCTCCCAGTACAAAGTGTGGGTTTTAATGGGCGCTTATTAAATGATGATTACCTGTTCCCATCAGTGGTTGCAATTCTGACGTCTGTACTAGTTTCTCTGGCTCTAGTACTTTCTTTATTTCTTATCCTATCTAATCAGTTATTCGGATTGACAGGAAAAAAATGGGTTATTCCACTCATCGGAGCTGTAGGCTTCAGTATTTTTAATGTCAATCCCATCGAAATACAACCCCTGTCATATGAATTGCTGATCAATGGTATTCTGGGCTTCCTGTTAGGGTATTTTTATATACAGTTTGACTTCCTGTCTGTGGCCGGAGGTTACTTTATCTTTTACGGACTTATGCTGTCAGCCAGCGGTTGGCTGATCGGTAATTCCCCGGATAGCAATGTGTTTTTGATTTTTATGATCCTGTTGGTATCAATGCTGATGTCAGGCATTTTCCTGACCTATAAAGGAACTGAGCGAGAGGAACTGCCGGATTATGTACCGGACTATATAGAGGATCAGGCTAAGGAACAGCGGGTTAGGCAGGAACTTGCGATTGCACGGGTTGTTCAGGAAACCTTTCTCCCTTCAAAAGTGGAGCGCTTAAAGGGACTGGATATTGCCGGAATCTGTAAACCCGCCCAGGATACCGGTGGTGACTACTATGATCTTATTTCGCTGGGTTCTAACCGAACAGCACTGGCTATCGGAGATGTCAGTGGAAAGGGGATAAAGGCTGCATTTTATATGACCTTTACCAAAGGTGTACTCCACAGTCTGAGTGCCATCATTTTGTCGCCTCTTGAATTACTTAATCAGCTGAATCGTTTATTCAAAGAAAACGCCACCCGCGGGACGTTCATCTCCATGATCTATGGATTACTTGAAGCAGACCGAAGAGTATTTACTTTTGCAAGGGCCGGACATAACCCGATCCTGGTAGTTCATGAAGATGGTAGCAGTGAATGGCTCAATTCTAAAGGTCTGGGAATAGGGGTTGCTAGTAGTGATGATTTCATACGTCACACTGAAGAGGTAGAGTATAAGATCAAAGAGGGCGATGTGATCGTATTATATACTGATGGCGTAACCGAAATGATGGATCCTGGCGGAAGATTCTACGGGGAAGAGAGACTAAGGCAGCTTGTAAATGCAATTAAAGAAGATTCAGCAGAACAAATTCTCAAGAAGATCACCGGAGATGTAAGAGAGTTCAAGGGGACGGCAAAACAGCATGATGATATGACCCTGCTGATCATCAAGGCAGATGCCAGGGTGGAAGCGCCTTATTGA